In one window of Reinekea forsetii DNA:
- the rho gene encoding transcription termination factor Rho, protein MTRETLRFKVKRKTEPKPDDALANEVSHDDPKKRFLNGVAIHPSECIRLEAGSAEFTARAIDLISPIGMGQRGLVVASPGCGKTTMLKHICQAVGNAYPEIKLYALLIDERPEEVTDFKRSVPAEVHASSSDDSYDQHARVANDLLNIAIREAGEGHNVMIVIDSLTRLARVHNAKRKSSGRTMSGGLDANAMEIPRKMFGAARNIENGGSLTILATILVDTGSQMDQVIFEEFKGTGNMEIVLSRDVASLRIFPALDIAKSSTRREELLIKASDIGNVRMLRRSLSNLKPEESASKLVDLLQMHPTNADLLKAVQSEQS, encoded by the coding sequence ATGACGCGAGAAACATTACGTTTTAAAGTTAAACGAAAGACCGAGCCTAAACCAGACGATGCGCTAGCCAATGAGGTCTCCCATGACGACCCCAAAAAACGCTTTTTGAACGGCGTTGCCATCCATCCTTCCGAATGTATTCGCTTAGAAGCAGGCTCTGCGGAGTTCACCGCTAGAGCAATAGACCTCATCTCGCCCATCGGTATGGGCCAGCGCGGTTTAGTTGTTGCCTCGCCGGGCTGTGGTAAAACCACCATGCTAAAGCATATTTGCCAGGCGGTCGGGAACGCTTATCCGGAGATAAAGCTCTATGCATTGCTCATCGACGAGCGCCCGGAAGAAGTAACAGATTTCAAGCGCAGTGTGCCGGCAGAGGTCCATGCTTCATCCTCGGACGATAGCTACGATCAACACGCCCGCGTGGCCAATGACCTGCTTAATATTGCCATCCGCGAAGCGGGTGAAGGTCATAATGTGATGATTGTTATCGACTCGCTCACTCGTTTGGCACGGGTCCACAATGCCAAACGTAAGAGCAGCGGCCGGACCATGTCAGGCGGCCTGGACGCTAACGCGATGGAAATACCGCGCAAGATGTTCGGTGCAGCACGAAATATTGAGAACGGCGGCTCGCTTACCATACTCGCCACCATACTGGTTGATACCGGTAGCCAGATGGATCAGGTCATCTTCGAGGAGTTTAAAGGCACGGGCAATATGGAAATTGTGCTCTCGCGGGATGTTGCCAGTCTGCGGATCTTCCCCGCGCTGGATATAGCGAAAAGTAGCACGCGGCGCGAGGAACTGCTGATCAAGGCGAGCGATATCGGCAACGTGCGAATGTTACGCCGGTCTCTGAGCAATCTTAAGCCGGAAGAGAGCGCCAGCAAACTGGTAGACTTGCTGCAGATGCACCCAACCAATGCTGATCTATTAAAAGCTGTTCAGAGCGAGCAATCTTAA
- a CDS encoding alpha/beta fold hydrolase, with the protein MSRVERSEQLSNEANLHDRADTVLLLPGLLCDGTVWQDQIPALAERGIQCIVAHYEASDSIAKMAHMALAQVTGPFALAGHSMGGRVALELVRQAPQRVSRLALLDTGYQGLAAGAPGEKEVAGRMRLLNIARQHGMRVMGLDWLQGMVHPERLDDTRLCNAILDMIEGFSVERFEAQLTALITRPDATPVLAALACPTLFASGRQDSWSPLARHQAMADLVSGSRLVAIEQSGHMTTMEQPNAVSRILLDWLAG; encoded by the coding sequence ATGAGCCGGGTCGAACGTTCTGAACAGCTCTCTAACGAGGCCAATCTGCACGACCGGGCGGACACTGTTCTGCTACTACCGGGCTTGCTCTGTGATGGCACCGTCTGGCAAGACCAGATACCCGCCCTGGCTGAACGCGGTATTCAATGCATTGTGGCGCACTATGAGGCATCGGATTCGATCGCTAAGATGGCCCATATGGCGCTGGCCCAGGTAACCGGCCCGTTCGCCCTGGCCGGCCATTCGATGGGCGGCCGTGTAGCGCTCGAACTAGTCCGCCAAGCACCGCAGCGGGTTAGCCGACTGGCGCTGCTCGATACCGGTTACCAGGGCCTCGCGGCCGGCGCTCCGGGCGAGAAGGAAGTGGCCGGGCGCATGCGCCTGCTGAACATCGCCCGCCAGCACGGTATGCGTGTGATGGGCCTGGACTGGTTGCAAGGCATGGTCCACCCAGAGCGACTGGACGATACCCGCCTGTGCAATGCCATCTTAGATATGATTGAAGGTTTTTCGGTTGAACGCTTTGAAGCCCAATTGACTGCGCTGATCACACGGCCCGACGCCACGCCGGTGCTCGCGGCCTTAGCCTGCCCCACCCTGTTCGCCTCGGGTCGACAAGACAGCTGGAGCCCATTGGCGCGGCATCAGGCAATGGCCGATCTGGTATCGGGTAGCCGATTGGTAGCCATTGAACAGTCTGGCCATATGACGACGATGGAGCAGCCCAACGCGGTCAGTCGGATCCTACTGGATTGGCTGGCGGGATGA
- a CDS encoding nuclear transport factor 2 family protein, whose translation MQNIAEAEFWHQHGAISQLIIEASHLVDQRDFTAFAALFTADGALYRPTTPEPLVGPAAIALSYSATPATRINRHLISNLRIACQSATEATSSAYVTLYSSDAAESADPIFGATVQRCLIGAFHDRLIWQDGRWWLQERRAAFALNATPQGLVR comes from the coding sequence ATGCAAAACATCGCCGAAGCAGAATTCTGGCACCAGCACGGTGCCATCAGCCAGCTGATTATTGAAGCCAGCCATCTGGTCGATCAACGCGATTTTACTGCCTTTGCGGCCCTATTTACCGCGGATGGCGCCCTGTACCGCCCGACCACCCCGGAGCCCTTGGTGGGGCCGGCGGCTATCGCCCTATCCTATAGCGCCACACCGGCAACGCGGATTAATCGCCATCTAATCTCTAATCTTCGTATCGCCTGCCAGTCCGCCACCGAAGCCACCAGCAGCGCTTACGTCACCCTCTATTCGAGTGACGCAGCCGAGTCGGCTGACCCCATCTTTGGTGCTACGGTACAGCGCTGCCTGATCGGCGCCTTTCACGACCGACTGATTTGGCAAGATGGTCGTTGGTGGTTGCAGGAGCGCCGAGCCGCCTTTGCACTCAATGCCACGCCACAAGGGCTAGTACGATGA
- a CDS encoding TspO/MBR family protein, translating to MTTQSKYRPILALVGWLVLCYLASGIGAAAAVQASDFYGELIQPAWAPAAWLFGPVWTLLYTFMGIAAWLVWRVGGLQNNRPAFAVFLVQLIINALWSWLFFAWYLGALAFVDIVLLLVLIAVNIVLFWRVSAWAGLLLVPYFLWVSFASALNFAMWQLNPLILG from the coding sequence ATGACTACACAATCAAAATACCGACCCATCCTGGCCTTAGTGGGCTGGTTGGTTCTATGCTACCTGGCCTCGGGCATTGGCGCCGCGGCCGCGGTGCAAGCGAGTGACTTTTATGGCGAGCTGATCCAACCGGCCTGGGCGCCGGCGGCCTGGTTATTCGGACCGGTCTGGACCTTGCTCTATACCTTTATGGGCATTGCCGCCTGGCTGGTTTGGCGCGTGGGTGGGCTGCAAAATAATCGTCCTGCGTTCGCAGTCTTTCTGGTCCAACTGATCATTAATGCCCTGTGGAGCTGGCTGTTTTTCGCCTGGTATCTGGGTGCGCTGGCGTTCGTCGATATAGTCCTATTGTTGGTGCTGATTGCCGTCAACATCGTGCTGTTTTGGCGCGTCTCAGCCTGGGCCGGTCTGCTCTTGGTGCCCTACTTCCTCTGGGTGAGCTTTGCCAGCGCGTTAAATTTTGCCATGTGGCAGTTGAATCCGCTGATCTTGGGTTAA
- a CDS encoding LysR family transcriptional regulator: MQWNIADLPIFVAVVEHGGISAAARALRMPKSSVSRFIHRLEEELQVRLFERNSRQMRMTQEGEIFHKHCQLIMEQIQSADAHMNGLTKEPSGELMVSLPMAFSRLVVAGHLHRFHSRYPGITVRVSISPVAVDLIGDNIDVAVQVGDLPDSDLIGVPLVESPLLWVATPAVARNLSQLDDLDRLVSQVKICEQRYNRTPLKVRIRGDLHSLTLNAALETTDPIMVRDTVLNGFGIALLPALYCYGEIQAGSLVQVAPEVLLQTTAKASAVYTSKRMLNARTRLFIDFLRELCTNNTPASYSRATPSLSAQEPEGALPPF; encoded by the coding sequence ATGCAGTGGAACATAGCCGATCTACCCATCTTTGTCGCCGTGGTTGAGCACGGCGGCATCTCAGCCGCCGCGCGCGCGCTGCGCATGCCCAAGTCGAGCGTCAGTCGGTTTATTCATCGGTTGGAAGAGGAGCTGCAGGTTCGACTCTTCGAACGCAACTCACGCCAGATGCGCATGACCCAGGAAGGCGAGATCTTCCACAAGCATTGCCAGCTGATTATGGAGCAGATTCAATCGGCCGATGCCCATATGAATGGTCTAACCAAAGAACCGAGCGGCGAGCTCATGGTGTCCTTGCCGATGGCCTTCAGTCGCCTAGTGGTGGCCGGCCATCTGCACCGCTTCCACAGCCGCTATCCGGGTATCACCGTGCGCGTGAGCATCAGCCCGGTAGCGGTGGATCTGATTGGTGACAATATCGATGTGGCGGTGCAGGTCGGCGACCTGCCCGACTCGGATCTGATTGGCGTGCCCTTAGTCGAGTCGCCGCTGCTCTGGGTCGCCACCCCAGCGGTGGCGCGCAATCTGAGTCAGCTTGATGACTTGGACCGATTGGTGAGTCAGGTGAAAATTTGCGAGCAACGTTACAATCGCACACCCTTAAAGGTGCGTATTCGCGGTGACCTACACAGCCTGACCCTAAATGCCGCGCTCGAGACCACCGACCCTATCATGGTGCGCGACACCGTGCTCAACGGCTTTGGCATTGCCCTCTTGCCGGCGCTCTATTGCTACGGTGAAATCCAGGCTGGGTCTCTGGTCCAGGTGGCCCCCGAGGTGCTCTTGCAGACCACCGCCAAGGCGTCGGCGGTGTACACCAGCAAGCGCATGCTCAATGCCCGTACTCGTCTGTTTATCGACTTTTTGCGAGAACTCTGCACCAACAATACCCCCGCCAGCTACTCCCGGGCCACGCCGAGCCTAAGCGCGCAGGAGCCTGAGGGAGCGTTACCGCCCTTTTAA
- the ligA gene encoding protocatechuate 4,5-dioxygenase subunit alpha: MPKDYEDIPGTYVMDGRHCRLGYQLNMFCLSLNEAANREAFRADEGAYLAQYPVTPAQRTAVLERDWLGMLQLGGNIYYTFKLAIFDGRSMQYVGAAMSGVTEDSFREMMIAGGRSVEGNRSKKEQARG, from the coding sequence ATGCCGAAAGATTACGAAGACATACCCGGTACCTATGTAATGGACGGCCGTCATTGCCGTTTGGGTTACCAGCTCAATATGTTTTGCCTGTCATTAAACGAGGCCGCCAATCGCGAGGCCTTCCGTGCCGATGAAGGCGCCTACCTGGCACAGTATCCGGTGACCCCAGCCCAACGCACCGCGGTGTTAGAGCGCGACTGGCTCGGTATGCTGCAACTGGGCGGTAATATCTATTACACCTTTAAGTTGGCGATCTTCGATGGTCGCTCGATGCAATACGTTGGCGCGGCCATGTCTGGCGTCACCGAAGACAGTTTTCGCGAGATGATGATCGCTGGCGGCCGTTCGGTCGAAGGCAACCGCAGTAAGAAGGAGCAGGCCCGTGGCTAA
- a CDS encoding class III extradiol dioxygenase subunit beta produces MAKLICGVGTSHVPAIGAAIDNGKTQDAYWKPLFDGYQPARDWIQDNKPDVVIVVFNDHASAFSLKLIPTFIIGVAPEFKPADEGYGPRKVPSAEGDPDFAWHLAEHLILNEFDMTIANEMDIDHGCTVPLSIMFGEPEQWPCKIVPLCVNVIQYPAPTAKRCYDLGREIRAAVEAYGPDTKVAIFGTGGMSHQLQGERAGLVNADYDQNFLRMLTSDPEQLKTLSHVELMREAGTEGIELVMWLIMRGTMSLDAKEIYSFYHVPASNTGAGLIILED; encoded by the coding sequence GTGGCTAAACTGATTTGTGGTGTGGGCACATCCCATGTGCCGGCCATTGGCGCGGCGATTGATAACGGCAAGACCCAGGATGCCTACTGGAAGCCCTTGTTCGATGGCTATCAGCCGGCACGGGATTGGATCCAGGACAACAAGCCCGATGTGGTGATCGTGGTCTTTAACGATCACGCCTCGGCCTTTAGCCTCAAACTGATTCCGACCTTTATAATCGGCGTCGCGCCGGAGTTTAAGCCGGCCGATGAAGGCTATGGCCCGCGTAAGGTACCGTCCGCCGAAGGCGATCCGGATTTTGCCTGGCACCTGGCCGAACATCTGATCCTCAATGAATTTGATATGACCATCGCCAATGAGATGGATATCGACCACGGCTGTACCGTGCCGCTGTCCATTATGTTCGGTGAGCCCGAGCAATGGCCGTGCAAGATCGTGCCGCTGTGCGTTAATGTAATCCAGTATCCGGCGCCGACCGCGAAACGCTGTTACGATCTGGGTCGGGAAATCCGCGCCGCAGTCGAGGCCTATGGCCCCGATACCAAGGTGGCGATTTTCGGCACCGGCGGCATGTCGCATCAGTTGCAGGGCGAACGCGCCGGACTGGTCAACGCCGACTACGATCAGAACTTCCTGCGCATGCTCACCAGCGACCCGGAGCAGCTGAAGACCCTGAGCCATGTCGAGCTAATGCGCGAAGCCGGTACCGAGGGCATTGAACTGGTGATGTGGCTGATTATGCGCGGCACCATGAGCCTGGATGCAAAGGAAATCTATTCCTTCTACCATGTGCCGGCCTCAAACACCGGCGCGGGACTGATCATACTGGAAGATTGA
- a CDS encoding amidohydrolase family protein: MIIDCHGHYTTAPDELGHYRDQQKADLKQNADHLAQKGTLAISDEQIRATIENNQLKLQQERGTDLTIFSPRASWMGHDLGNESTSVAWTEHSNDLIRRVCDLFPSNFAPVAQLPQSPNVAPKAVVRELERTVNEMGFIGCNLNPDPSGGFWKDKPLHDRFWYPIYEKMSELDIPAMIHVSGACHPSLHTTTSYYLGADTTAFVQLMMSDLFKDFPQLKFIIPHGGGAVPYHWGRFRGIAQDQGLGDLAERVLNNIYFDTCVYHQEGIDLLLDVIPTKNILFASEMIGAVRSIDPTTGHYFDDTKRYIDGNKKLSAAQKQAIFEDNIRTVFPRLQA; the protein is encoded by the coding sequence ATGATTATCGATTGCCACGGCCACTACACCACCGCACCGGACGAGTTGGGTCACTATCGCGACCAGCAGAAAGCCGACCTCAAGCAGAACGCCGATCACCTAGCCCAAAAGGGCACATTGGCGATCAGCGATGAGCAGATCCGCGCGACCATTGAAAATAACCAATTGAAGCTGCAGCAAGAACGCGGCACCGACCTGACCATCTTCTCGCCCCGCGCCAGCTGGATGGGTCACGACCTGGGCAATGAAAGCACCAGCGTGGCCTGGACCGAACACAGCAATGACCTGATTCGTCGCGTCTGCGATCTGTTCCCGAGCAACTTCGCACCGGTCGCCCAGCTGCCCCAGAGCCCGAATGTTGCGCCTAAGGCCGTGGTTCGCGAGCTGGAGCGTACCGTCAATGAGATGGGCTTTATCGGCTGTAACCTGAACCCGGACCCGTCCGGTGGTTTCTGGAAAGACAAGCCGCTGCACGACCGTTTCTGGTACCCGATCTACGAGAAGATGTCTGAACTGGATATCCCCGCCATGATCCACGTATCGGGCGCCTGTCACCCCAGCCTGCACACCACCACCTCCTATTACCTGGGTGCCGATACCACCGCCTTTGTGCAACTGATGATGTCGGATCTGTTCAAAGACTTTCCCCAGCTGAAGTTTATTATTCCGCACGGCGGTGGCGCAGTGCCCTACCATTGGGGCCGGTTCCGCGGTATCGCGCAGGATCAGGGCTTGGGGGATTTGGCTGAGCGAGTGCTCAACAATATCTACTTCGACACCTGTGTGTACCATCAGGAAGGCATCGACCTGTTACTGGATGTAATTCCAACCAAAAACATCCTCTTCGCCTCGGAAATGATCGGCGCAGTGCGCAGCATCGACCCGACCACCGGGCATTACTTTGATGACACCAAACGTTATATCGATGGCAATAAGAAGCTCTCGGCAGCGCAAAAGCAGGCCATCTTCGAAGACAATATCCGCACCGTCTTCCCGCGTCTGCAGGCCTGA
- the lipA gene encoding lipoyl synthase, giving the protein MSDNKLIPAINIPSGAKFVNAKGITAIKDGIKATPKQAERLPKPSWLRVKLQGGAAFERTKTIVHEHKLATVCEEAKCPNMGECWSSGTATIMLMGDICTRACRFCAVNTGNPKGWLDADEAENTARSVQLMKLKYIVLTSVNRDDLPDGGAGHYAACVQKVKELNPDVAVEALTPDFLGVLADIETVVDSGVVVFAQNIETVRRLTHPVRDPRASYDQTLTVLAHAKAYRPDVLTKTSVMLGLGETEAEIRETLTDLRAANVDIVTFGQYLQPTVNHYPIDRYVTPAEFEEYRQWGLDMGFLEVVSGVLVRSSYRAEQVLAKNNVGLATS; this is encoded by the coding sequence ATGTCTGACAACAAGCTTATACCTGCCATCAACATCCCCAGTGGCGCTAAATTCGTCAATGCCAAGGGCATTACCGCCATCAAAGATGGCATTAAGGCCACGCCCAAGCAGGCCGAGCGCTTGCCGAAGCCCTCGTGGTTGCGGGTCAAGTTGCAGGGCGGTGCGGCCTTTGAGCGTACCAAGACTATTGTGCACGAACACAAGCTGGCCACCGTGTGCGAAGAGGCCAAGTGCCCCAATATGGGTGAGTGCTGGAGCTCCGGTACCGCGACCATCATGCTGATGGGCGATATCTGTACCCGTGCCTGCCGTTTCTGTGCGGTGAACACCGGCAACCCCAAGGGTTGGCTGGACGCCGATGAGGCGGAAAACACCGCCCGCTCGGTTCAGTTGATGAAGTTGAAGTATATAGTGCTGACCTCGGTCAACCGGGACGATCTGCCCGATGGCGGTGCCGGTCACTATGCGGCCTGTGTCCAAAAGGTCAAGGAACTCAATCCGGATGTCGCCGTTGAGGCGCTCACGCCCGATTTTCTCGGCGTCTTGGCCGATATTGAAACGGTGGTCGATTCCGGCGTAGTGGTCTTTGCCCAGAATATTGAGACGGTACGCCGCTTAACCCATCCGGTGCGCGACCCACGCGCGTCCTATGATCAGACCCTGACCGTGCTCGCCCATGCCAAGGCCTACCGGCCAGACGTGCTGACCAAAACCAGTGTCATGCTCGGTTTGGGTGAGACGGAGGCGGAGATTCGCGAAACTCTGACCGACTTGCGCGCCGCTAATGTCGATATTGTGACCTTTGGTCAGTATCTGCAGCCCACGGTGAACCATTACCCGATAGACCGCTATGTCACGCCGGCCGAGTTCGAGGAGTATCGTCAATGGGGTCTGGATATGGGCTTCTTGGAAGTGGTGTCGGGCGTACTGGTACGTTCCAGCTATCGTGCCGAGCAGGTGTTGGCGAAGAATAACGTCGGGCTGGCCACTAGCTAG
- a CDS encoding sodium-dependent bicarbonate transport family permease, with product MPDIVVMFFMLGLVAGIVRSDLAVPKATYQTLSLLLMLTIGLKGGMALYGNMGWQVLPELLTVMALGALIPVLIFPIVRKVIGLNLADSASIAAHYGSVSAGTFAVALAYVEARGLVLAPEVTLYLVAMELPAIVVGLLIYRRFQKRTVGVVKPTMAKLWHEAFTNQGVILLLGGVVIGLMYGPIKGAAVTDLYTGAFKAVLALFLLDMGLTAASTLRPFPLHHWRLLTFALIAPPILAVIGITAGKLLGMSEGTLIIVASLTASASYIAAPVAIKGAIPEADIGLAMLAALGLTFPLNVLVGISFYHYLILL from the coding sequence ATGCCCGATATCGTAGTGATGTTTTTTATGCTTGGATTGGTCGCCGGTATCGTCCGCTCGGATTTAGCCGTGCCAAAGGCGACTTACCAAACCTTGAGTTTGTTGCTGATGTTAACCATCGGCCTTAAGGGCGGGATGGCTCTATACGGCAATATGGGTTGGCAAGTCCTGCCGGAATTACTAACCGTGATGGCCTTGGGTGCTTTGATACCGGTACTCATTTTCCCCATCGTACGCAAAGTCATCGGTTTGAATTTGGCAGACAGCGCGAGTATTGCCGCTCATTATGGTTCCGTCAGTGCCGGCACCTTTGCCGTGGCGCTGGCTTATGTCGAAGCCCGCGGTTTGGTTCTGGCCCCAGAAGTGACCCTGTATCTTGTTGCAATGGAGCTGCCCGCTATTGTTGTCGGTCTGTTGATTTATCGTCGTTTTCAAAAGCGGACCGTTGGCGTGGTAAAGCCGACGATGGCCAAACTGTGGCATGAGGCCTTTACCAACCAGGGTGTCATATTGCTGTTAGGCGGCGTAGTAATTGGTCTAATGTATGGACCGATAAAAGGCGCTGCCGTAACCGATTTGTATACCGGTGCCTTCAAGGCGGTACTGGCGTTATTTTTACTGGACATGGGCTTAACCGCCGCATCAACATTGAGACCCTTTCCTCTGCATCATTGGCGCTTATTAACTTTTGCCTTGATCGCCCCGCCAATATTGGCGGTGATCGGCATCACCGCCGGTAAATTGCTCGGCATGTCCGAAGGCACCTTGATTATCGTTGCCAGCTTGACCGCCAGTGCATCTTATATTGCTGCGCCAGTAGCGATAAAAGGCGCGATACCCGAGGCTGATATCGGCCTGGCGATGTTAGCCGCTCTTGGGCTTACTTTTCCGCTCAACGTCCTAGTCGGAATTTCGTTTTATCATTACTTAATTTTGCTGTGA
- a CDS encoding extracellular solute-binding protein, with translation MKILNLLFFNLMSLLCVAGYAEPNLRLSSYDLPPYIGQNLNNQGALYEIVTAAFVQAERLVEIDFFPTTRAINFALIGEYQAVFPVTYDAVMSGKFLVSEPIASYQLGLLGKKSIEASGAKISEATTIAVLRGSISEQAKIAFAPAQFLYVSRNEQAMKMLYAGRVNYVLIDKFNAADLMVDQFPYMIGQFTFPKQFIESIDLYVAFSKKSAQAQENLASFNSALKQLKAQGVIDSLMNRHGLLLFEQSAEHKVLRIATVANGDMVLMQRLSREYEQLHPAIRLDWRVLDESILRRRLLSDLAIGEGQYDVMTIGSYEVPVWDKQNWLSPLTDLPEDYDQADLIDVIRDSLSYNGELYALPFYGESSMTYYRRDLFDRAGLTMPAEPTWEQIRTFAATLHAPDEGIYGLCLRGKVGWGENITNIGTLVNTFGGQWFDLQWVPQLDTPAWHQAVNVYVDLVQSFGPPDTYKNGFSENLRLFAEGHCALWVDATVAAGLLFDAGRSTVADTVWFAPAPVALTPKGSAWLWAWSLAIPSSSKLQAEAKDFIAWATSKDYINRVAEYEGWLAVPPGTRKSTYANKNYRQAAPFADYVFDAINSANPRDATLTANPYTGIQFVAVPEFTAIGNFVSQSINAVLQGKLTVDQALAKSQAFTLDVMKNAGTAQ, from the coding sequence ATGAAAATTCTCAATCTGCTTTTTTTTAACCTAATGTCTTTGCTCTGTGTAGCGGGTTATGCTGAGCCAAACCTTAGGTTGTCATCTTACGATCTACCACCTTACATCGGCCAAAACCTAAACAATCAGGGTGCCCTCTATGAGATCGTAACGGCGGCGTTTGTGCAGGCAGAGCGCCTTGTCGAGATTGATTTTTTCCCCACCACTCGGGCCATTAACTTCGCCTTGATCGGAGAGTATCAAGCCGTCTTCCCCGTGACCTATGATGCCGTGATGAGCGGAAAGTTTTTGGTGTCCGAGCCCATCGCCTCATACCAGCTGGGTTTGTTGGGTAAAAAAAGCATCGAGGCCTCAGGCGCTAAAATTTCAGAAGCGACCACTATCGCGGTGCTGCGCGGGTCCATATCGGAACAGGCGAAAATTGCCTTTGCGCCGGCCCAGTTTTTATATGTTAGCCGCAACGAACAAGCCATGAAGATGTTGTATGCCGGGCGTGTTAACTACGTACTCATAGACAAGTTCAACGCCGCCGACCTGATGGTCGATCAGTTCCCCTACATGATTGGGCAATTTACCTTTCCAAAGCAGTTTATTGAAAGCATCGATTTGTATGTGGCGTTTTCAAAAAAATCGGCCCAGGCTCAGGAGAATTTGGCATCCTTTAATAGTGCGCTTAAGCAACTCAAGGCCCAGGGCGTGATCGACTCGCTGATGAATCGCCACGGCCTGTTGTTGTTTGAGCAGTCTGCCGAGCACAAGGTATTGCGCATCGCCACGGTAGCGAATGGCGATATGGTACTGATGCAACGCCTGTCCAGGGAATACGAGCAACTGCATCCGGCTATCCGGCTTGATTGGCGCGTATTAGATGAGTCTATTTTACGGCGACGGTTGTTGAGCGACTTAGCCATCGGCGAAGGCCAATACGATGTGATGACCATTGGTTCCTATGAGGTGCCGGTGTGGGACAAACAAAATTGGCTGTCGCCGTTAACGGACTTGCCCGAGGACTATGATCAAGCCGATCTGATCGATGTGATCCGGGACAGTCTGTCATACAACGGCGAGCTCTACGCCTTGCCCTTTTATGGCGAGAGTTCGATGACCTATTATCGCCGCGATCTGTTTGACCGAGCCGGTCTCACCATGCCCGCGGAACCTACCTGGGAGCAGATCCGAACCTTTGCCGCAACACTGCATGCGCCCGATGAGGGTATCTATGGGTTGTGTTTGCGTGGCAAGGTCGGATGGGGTGAGAATATTACCAATATAGGCACTCTGGTAAATACCTTCGGCGGGCAGTGGTTTGATCTGCAATGGGTACCCCAATTGGATACGCCAGCCTGGCACCAGGCGGTGAATGTCTATGTTGATCTGGTTCAATCGTTCGGGCCACCCGATACCTATAAAAATGGCTTTTCTGAGAACCTTAGGCTGTTTGCCGAAGGGCATTGCGCACTGTGGGTCGACGCGACGGTCGCCGCCGGACTGCTGTTTGATGCCGGTCGCTCCACGGTGGCCGATACGGTATGGTTTGCGCCGGCGCCTGTGGCCCTTACGCCGAAGGGGTCGGCCTGGTTATGGGCTTGGTCATTGGCCATCCCCTCATCGTCTAAGCTACAGGCCGAGGCAAAAGACTTTATCGCCTGGGCCACGTCTAAGGACTATATCAATAGGGTGGCCGAGTACGAGGGTTGGCTAGCCGTGCCGCCCGGTACGCGCAAGTCGACCTATGCCAATAAAAACTATCGCCAGGCTGCGCCCTTTGCCGACTATGTATTTGACGCCATTAACAGTGCTAACCCTCGGGATGCCACCCTAACGGCCAATCCCTATACCGGCATACAATTTGTCGCGGTGCCGGAATTCACCGCAATCGGTAATTTTGTCTCGCAGAGCATTAATGCGGTGCTGCAAGGTAAGCTGACGGTCGACCAAGCGCTAGCCAAGTCTCAGGCATTTACGCTGGACGTTATGAAAAATGCCGGAACGGCTCAGTAG